The sequence below is a genomic window from Pseudorasbora parva isolate DD20220531a chromosome 4, ASM2467924v1, whole genome shotgun sequence.
GGTTGGGTTCCTATTCAACTGTCCATCCTATTAAAAAGTGCTAGGctataaaataattgtaaaagAGTATTGTATTTCGGCAGATTTTATAGTGTAAACATATGCAAGCGCGAATAAGAACTATTTTGTGTGCacgcaaaaataaataaataatttgaatcCCAAATTTGAAAATCTAATATTAACCTTTtgaacaaatattaaaatattctggtccaggatatatatatataatattgttggTGTAAGTGGTTGCCTTGGTAATATGTTGAATACATATGCACATTTCCAGATAATGACTGAAGAACTCACAGTTCAATCAAAGAGCGCAGATCAGAAAAAAGACCTCTGGGCAATGTTTGTATATTGTTGTTTGCTAATGATCTGTAAAAACAGAGAACAGAGAAGAAATTAATCAATACACATGGGcaaaaaactttatttatagtttatacTTATTTATGTAAGATCAATCTTAATTTTTATCACCAATGTATGAAATATCAGCAATGTTCACTTGGGTTTTGTAATTAGATGCAATGGTAAGAGTTACAATCTATAGATGAGTATTGCCAGTGCAatttacttgtgtattttacataaaaaataggTTGTTCTAGTAAGTAAATATTACTTAGAATAGCCTGAGTAAAGATTACAAGCACTTTCGGTGTGGAAAAAGTTGCCTAGCTTTTTTCAAGTAAATGTCACTCCAAATTTTTTCAGTGTACCTTTTAATAATACTCAAGAAACAGCAGTCAGCAGTGTATCATTtacttttatacatttatacttttatctaaagtgacttacaaaagAGGAACAAACAACAAAGAATTAATCAAATAGCCAGCAATCGTTgtagtaaataatgacaactaGATTAGGAAAGTGCATTATGTATCACATTATGtcgctaaaataaaatattaaacaaaaaatatatatgacctactcaactaaatatttaatatgaagCCTACCATAAAACTATTCAATTTAAACATGCATTCTGCAGTGACTTAGCATTTCCTTGCTGCACGGTGGTATACTCACAGATGTGTAACATCCCGAAGTCCTCTGAAGGCATATTTGTTTATCTCGTCAATTTTGTTGCCCTCAATAAATCTGGGTGGAGAAATAAAATGAGACAAAACATACATCGGCAAGAATTTTAGTCAATCACTCTGTAGCAATATTGATTAAATGATCCAGACATCCAACAAATATATGGATGTTAGTTAGCCAGTAATATAAAGTGATCGTTTTTGatcatacattttattacagAAAAGCTGTCAAAATACTTACAAATACTCAAGATGAGGAAGCCCTGAGAATGCATCCTCCTTTATTTCAGACAATGAATTAGAACTAAGGAGACTAAGAGGAAAAAAGTTACCAGAAAATACCATGATGCATAAATTATCCCAATTAATACCTCAGTACAGAAATCACCTAAAATTGTCCCATATAATAAAGCATGCCTTGTATTTAACAAATAGTGTTTTCTAATGCAGATAAACtggtaaattgaataaagtgATGCAGCAGACACTTACATTAACTGCAGGGAGGGCATGAGCGAGAACATAGCCTCCTTGATTTCCGGGAAACTGCAATTAACAATActcctaaaaaaataaaattaaatgaataaatatatcgCACTTTTTCGTGTACTGTTTTGTACACTGCGATGCACGTTCAGTTTCGAAGACACAAATATTTCATAGGCTTGGATGTCGCACTATCTTTATGTTTGATACTGTGCAATTAAAGCCTAAGGATTTTCGCTCAAAAATGTGTTACGAGAACATAATATTGCACTTACAGAGAGTTGATGTCACTCGGTATAGTCCGCGGGATGAGAGACGAACCGACACAAATGACTGAATCTGACGTGCAAGTGCATCCTGAAGGACATTTGAATACTCGCTTCGAATGGGACAGTtgtaatgaacaaatgaatagTAAAGTTACCAAAAGACACTTTCGGATGGAAGAAAATGTATCGTTTGTAAAATCCATGGCTGTGAGCGTAGTCGAAATCCAAACGCTCCCCTGTCCCGCACGGCGCACTGAACTGCAGCACGAAGGAAGGACTGACTTCGGAATCAGCAGCTCTGATGCAGTCAGTGCTTAGACTGTCCCATTGGAGGAGGCCCCACGAGTCCAATAAAACAACTAAAAGTAGCATGTAACCGTCAGATCATACCACTACTGTTGGTTTGTGTTTGTCCTTGCCTTAAAATGATTTTAAgattaatttgtatttatcaCACCTCTCCCTGTTTTCCTCATCGCTACAGGCTtttaacttttatgtcataTCATCAAAATTTTGCTTCTTCATCTGCAAATCTGAAAATGCACATATGATAACGGCAATGAAAACGTGGGTGAAGTGGGATATGAGGTAATGACGCagcaattatttaaatgaattgcTTCTGTGTCGTGTTAGACACAAGTCATGTTTAGCTAACATGGTCATCTCTTACATTAAGAGGAGCTCAAGCTGTATTTGTGTCCTCTAATTACCTATTCGACTAAAAGATATATAACATAAGTTACAACAATTTATTTGGCAAACAATAATAAACCTCAAAATGACAGCTAATAATGGACTCTGTGCATCGCCTATATACCATTAATCATTCAGAAGCAGATCTGATTTCAGCATCTAAGTGCTTTCTGTCTATATGTGACATGGGGAGGTGCTTAAATGGATGACAGTGAGACTGCTGCAATCTGGCCCTTATATGAAGCGTAGTAGTTCTCAACTGCTTTACCTGCAGACCTCTCCCAATGCATCATTGCCCAACAAATTAGGCTACCTTAACAGACTGCACATTTCTAGGTATATTTGCAGACAAATCAATACAGACCACCTCATCAAAAACACTCCACTTAGTTCGTCAGACTAAGGGAGTTTAGAAACCAGTCAGCACCTTAGTCTGATTTTAAACTGCTACTGTTGCGATCTTTCAGGCATTGTCTATTAGTATGGCAAAGAAAAGACTTTAGCACATTGTCTCTAAAGCCCTAAAGATCATGGGTTCAGCTTCAGTTATCTTCCTATCTAATCTAACACATTAATGCCATATAAAAAGATTATCATCCATCTACCTCAGCACATAACAGAAGCTCTGCTCAGACAGAAGGCAGAGATCTAACCACTAAAACATCCATAAATAAAGAACAGTTTCTTTCAAACAGCCAGCAGGCTGCTCAATAAACCTccttaaaatacacataataTTTCATTGAAGTTACAATGTAACTTTTGTAATGTAGattgtagcctacattgtgttGTATTGTAGGCCCACTGAATACTTGCATAAAGGTGTTGTGCCGAATTCTGCCCCGCACTGTCAGATTATGAAATCCCCagtatgggtaggtttaggattaGGTGTGTGGGTGGAGTTAGTATTATTATGCAGTCAGGTTAGGTAGCGAGCGGCCTCAACACTGTGCCATTCTATTCTATTTTAttctaaaataacaaaaaataaaaataaaacttaagaCAATTAATTTACCAGACGTTTCCTCTGCTCTTTATGGCACATTTTCTCCAAACACCTTAACAAGAAAATTCCAGAATGGAATCTTCATTGTGGAAGAAAGAGAGGGCAAAGGCGCGTGCCTGATGACGCAGTCACTCTTTTTGCCGAGTATCATGGGAAAATAACATAGCAGGCTAGCACGCGCAGGAAGAGAGGAGCAGAACCGACACCTCCGCGAAGCGAAACTATTCCCGTGCGTTATATTCCCCATTTACCTCCTCGAATAAGTGTAAACCGGCGACCAAAACCCATATTTAACTCTGCAACATATCGCGAAGTGTTTgcgtttgttgttgtttgtttcatTTGTCGGCTTGTTGGATACTTAGCGCGTGTCGCTGTCGAGCGAGTTCGCGGAAGAGGTGGGTATAGTTAAATTTACCTTACATATACCACTACAGACATCCTCCACGCTTTACTACACAGAAATGTTCGGATTTATGCGAAATGTGTCGTTGTTCTAGCCTAACCGAAATGAGTGGAAAAGTCTATAAATTGCAGGCGATTTAAATAGAGTCAGGATTTGAAGCCGGTTAAGTTGAGAGGGGACCGTCTTTTCTGCCCGCTAGCCTTTATCATGTCCCTCAGTCTTATACGTATCTGTACTCTTTGTATTTACAATAGGTCCGCATCGTTCCTGCTTCATCAAAGCCCATCGAGATTACATTCAGAAGATAAGCAGAAACTTTTCATCAAGCGAGGCTACAGTCGACGGCGGTGTAAATATGAGTTACAAGCCGATCGCCCCCGCACCCACCGGCTCTAACCACACTCCACCAGGTGAGTTTCATTGTGCTCTCTCttcattcatgttttttttttgcatacatTTTCCGCATCTGATATATTATGGTCCTTCACCTTTTGAAATTAACTGTTTTTAATCCTGGGGAAAGGGGTCAGTGAACCTACTGTAAAAGAGGTCAGAGGCACGGATAAAGGGGAGGAGTTAAAGGAGACATAACCATCTGTCTTGCTCATTACATAAATGTGGAATAATGTGCTGCTCACCGCACCCAGGCATCCTACCGCGTATAAGCTAACTGTTTTCTTACCCATATGCGAGTGTGCCATGCCATCACATCAGTATATCCAATCTAAGCTGTATCTTTCCTCACTTCCTtccatacacgcacacacactgggTGGCGAGATATCATTGGTTGAATTTGGCCTTTTGACATTTCCTTGATTTTTGATTGGTCTTCCTATTGGTTTCTGGTTTTAGGATCATGTGGCTCATCTCCATCTCTGGCATCCTCTTCTAACTTTAGACCAGCATTTAGTGACTTTGGTCCTCCATCAATGGGCTTTGTACAAGTAAGTTACGTTTTTGATAACATCAGGCTTTTACTTGTTTGCAATCTTTAAAAGATTCCTAATaggtatatataaataatatatagacTACTGATCAAAAGTTGTAAATAATTAAGATCTTTAAACAGATCTTtacactgcatttatttgatggaAAAAGTAAAAACAATTATATTGTGTGATATTGTGAAAAAATAGATGCATcgataatttatattttaatagatttcaatatatttatatgttatTTATTCCTGAATTTTAAAATGCCAGTCTTCAGTATCACGTGATCACATAATGATACttaagcatcaaatcagcatgaAATTATTATAGGtgcttaattattaataatgtttcTTATCAATGTTAAACAGTTTGCTGtaacatttttgtggaaacggtGATAACTTTTGTTTCAGGATTCTGATGAATAGGTTTAACAGCTTTcattaaaacatatatattgTAACCGTTTTTTATTGTCACTTTATCAGTTGAATGTATctttgttgaataaaagtattaattctgttaattttatatatataaactttgttagtgtatcatggtttccaccaAAATAGGCAGCAAAAACTACCAATATTGATGATAAAATGGTgatcagtaaaaaaaagaagaagaattagTTCCAAACTTTTAGTGTGTTGgtgtatatgtattttttagTAGTAGTAGAGCTATCTTGCAGGGCTCAACGTTAAGCCTTGTCATGTGCTTGTTCTTCGGACAAGTAAATCCAGTCATTCAATTGTCAAAGTAAAAATGTTGTTTGTCCAGTAAAAATAAGATGTTTTTTGAGTTGTAATTATACTTTATTccgaagcaatattctcatccTTGTACTATCAGCTTTGAcacatttaaatctgcatatttgtgatttaTCTTTAATTTTAAGTTCTTAAATGTAATCAATAAATTCAGTTAGAATAATTAGATGCTATAGTGCTGtcaccaatcaaattaaataatttacactgacagAATAcaaccttgttaaataatgtaatgaaattgaaattgaaatacaaaaaagaaaagaaatgaatGCTGCTATTTAACCTAAATTACTCATCTTGTGCTGCTCTGCGACTTGCTGATTGCTTCTGAaaagtaaaatatcaggaaattttcattttgaagtgacctaaccctttaatgagtgAGTTGAGTcattaatttaaatgatttgttcaaacgactgattcattcaagaataaGGCAGTTGTTTATGAAtgggtcattgaatctttgacgCTGGGTCATTTAGTAATGAAAATGGTTGTGTTGCTGCAAGATGCAATGGTTCTGCTTTGgcctttgtttggaactattttcactgctgaaagaGAAAGAAATATCAAACATTGACTTAATTTGAATGACTTGTTAATTGAACTGTTGTATTAAAGGAGATGTAAAATTGTGGcaaaaactggtactgcaatcactttcaaatgactgtgtGTATCcgctctccccctccccctgactcaggttgccagataggctacagcagtggttctcaaacctgtcctggagtaccagttttgtatgtctccctatatCTGACACGCCCATTTAAgatcttgcagtctctactaatgagctcatgagttgaatcaggtgtgatatatgagggagacatacaaactCCACAGAGCTGGTGGCAGAGTCCTGCACAGGTTTCGGGTAGCCGACGAGTCGAACTGCAAATTTTGCGGAAACGGGTGAAAAACATCCAACTGTGTCGGATACGGGTGCAGGTCGGATCGGACAAGGGGGAAACACAGGTCTAACACGGTTTAAAACAGTCACATGCGATCGtaaaaatgtatgcatatttttaggaacacatctacaaaaatatgtcttgcctgtatttcaagttaatcaaatcattttaaaataatatcaggTTATTTGTGCTTGCGCCGCTGCACGCCCTCCCAGGATTCTCTGACTTTCAAAAAATCACACAAGGCTTCAAGGGgtgggggtcgcacaccggaggGGAAGCTCGGCGCCGGATGCGCACATTATATATGCTGCCTgtgagctcagttttgaatccacttctgacagaagagtgTGCATGATGTGtgcatcttgtagcacagggtgaaaacACTACATTGTGGCTCTTtggtgcggcaggattttaaacaactttctGAGTCGCTGCGGACAGGCACCGAATGCCActggtgtgcgtacactcataatgtgtttgaattttaaagacgtggcgcggtGCTGTATTTACTCTTGTATGACCTGGCAATAAATGTGTTggcctatataatgttatatgctaAACTGATTTTATCTCTGGTGCGGGTTGGGTGTCGGTTCTATTTTATGCGGGTTGGGTGTGGATTTTAATTAGTTCTCCGTGTCCGAAAACGGGTCTGATGCGGTCTAACACACCGCGGATTTACAAAatcggacccgtgcaggactctggctggtggtactccaggacaggttgagaaccactgggcTACAGGATCTAGTAGGAACGTTTGCAGCTGCAGCTGTGGGAACTAGAgtagatctggcaacccggatgccgaaacactactgacttcacgactggtagataggtggagggtggagcttcaggccaaaacacatgaccatcaacatcagttgagggctgcaacaacaactttaaaatgacaatatcctggctggactaatgttgtcagtgatataagtatttgaaattaacatgatttcttaatgtctaatgacatatcagggccattttatgattaattgaaacacatttcttacatacagttcctttaagtcaCATTTTCAagcgtgatggtattcaggaaaacagtgTAGTGTAATATTGAACTTTCATTTGCCTCTTCAAAATATCCACGTAACTCAGACAAGCATTAATGTTGAGCCCTGTCTTGTTTTCTGTAGCCGGTCAAAGTGTCCCAGGGATCTACGTATAGTGAGCTGCTCTCCGTCATTGAGGAGATGAGTCGTGAAATTCGTCCTACCTACGCTGGCAGCAAAAGTGCCATGGAGAGACTGAAGAGAGGTACTCCAGTCTTCTGAATAAAGTGCATGCAGCACATTTGTAACAGACAGTGACGTTTAGGCCCCAGGTGGATTGTAAGCCTAAGGGCAGTCATGATGAGAGTTCAGTTTTTTAGTTCTTTATATGGAATCAGACTTGCAACGTTTCTTTTGTCAGCAAAGAGATTAGTGTAAATAGGCCacttatttatactgtaaatatTTCAGATTAATTATTAAAGTTGCATTACATATAAAAGTTGTAATTTAATGTCTGATATCAAATTATTctgtatatttaattttaaatatttttcctCAAGGATAAAAAAAAGCATGCATACAATTTGCTACTTGGTTCATTAGCACATTGTTCTGCCAAGCATCAAAACCTGTAACTTTTGAAATGGCTGATGTGTGTTTCTATCTTTTTTTAGGTATCATCCACGCACGTGCTCTTGTCAGGGAGTGTCTAGCGGAGACAGAGCGAAGTGCTcgcacataacacacacacacacacccctcccGCTCTCTCTGGTACTGGTCTCCTCATTGTTCTGTTTCTCACAGACATGCTCCTTCTCTTTTCCAAGCTATTTACAACACCatctctttctatctttcttATCGACCTTTGTCCTTCATGCATAGCAATCTCCCAGAACGCTGTAGTGTTACTGCGATTAGCATAGACATTTTTTAAACCCAATTTTTGCAattctgtatttaaataaaaaaaagaaacaaatcaatcaatttgtctgatttttaattCCACTGCATGCAAGAAGTGCTTGTGTAAAAATGAGGGTAAAGATTTTTATTTGGCTTCAGTCACGACAAATGCAGACTAGCTGCagcaacatttatttaaaaagcatttttaaaaatatcttctatTTGTAGTGACAAAAGGTTTAACTGTGACAATTCTATTAACTACACAAATGTGAACGAGTATACATTTTGTTTCACTGATGGAAGTATATTCTTTTACATGTGTTACTGTCTCTTTCACTTATATATTTCATAGGCTTTTTAATGCCTCTATATTTCAATAAATGTAGTATACATACAAAGACAATGAGGGTAATagcaataaaattaataaacatgataaatacaaaagaataaaaaaagtgGGGGTGGGGTATAGTCATAGCAATCCCATTTTATCATCTTAGATTGTCTTTCAGCTATGATTCATTCTCGCCCTTGTTAAAGAGCACTGACCATAATGCACAGGGCTCTGAAGTTCGATGAGAAGTTCCATCAGCTATATCCAAAAAGTGATTCCCATTCCTGGTTCAGATGAGTTTCAGATCCCATTGGTCACTCGATAACAATGAGCATCCTTCAACAAATGATGAGTAACCCTCAGAGATAAATGGATGGCCAGGCAATTCAAAGTGATGCACTCATTTGTATGTCAATTTACCAATAAAGCATGAACAATGAGGTGGTGATGCTTTGGGGATGATGAGTTAAACTTGTGAGGGATACATTTATCAGAGTGCATGTGCTCAAATATAACAGTGCATATCTTCTTACAGATGGAAAGTTAAGACGTTCATATCCATTTCAGCCCTGAAAAGAGaggaaaatgttttatttgtttgtttaacaatattattCACCCTAATTTGAGCCGTTTTTAAGATGAAACTAACCGTAGTAGCTGCAGCAGAGGCTTTGTCATTATAGCTGAACAGGTTTTTGTAGCGTCCTTTCTCCTCTTTCTGTTTTTCCCGAATGCGTTCCTCCAGTGCTCTTAACTCCTTTGCAACTGAAGTTTCAAGTGATGGGTCCAATGCAATCACTTTGGCAAAGTCAGCTCTTGCCTCTGCTTCATTCCATACTGCTGCATGAGCTTTCCCTCGTTTGAAATATGCCTTCAAATTATCTGTAAAAAAGACAAGACTGAGTATGGGCATCTGAAATGCAATAAAACACTAT
It includes:
- the cdk2ap2 gene encoding cyclin-dependent kinase 2-associated protein 2, producing the protein MSYKPIAPAPTGSNHTPPGSCGSSPSLASSSNFRPAFSDFGPPSMGFVQPVKVSQGSTYSELLSVIEEMSREIRPTYAGSKSAMERLKRGIIHARALVRECLAETERSART